One stretch of Meriones unguiculatus strain TT.TT164.6M chromosome 7, Bangor_MerUng_6.1, whole genome shotgun sequence DNA includes these proteins:
- the LOC110541624 gene encoding LOW QUALITY PROTEIN: keratin, type I cytoskeletal 16-like (The sequence of the model RefSeq protein was modified relative to this genomic sequence to represent the inferred CDS: substituted 1 base at 1 genomic stop codon) yields MRHPQHPHPSQGALSPLICLSHTLPFLNHNMATCSRQFTSSSSMKGSCGISGGSSRISSILTGGSCWAPSTYGGMSVTSSXFSSGGACGIGGGYGGCFSSSSFGAGLGAGFGAGHMGGFSATLGAGVGEGLLAGSEKVTMQNLNDRLATYLDKVRALEEANTDLEVKIRDWYQRQRPIEIKDYSLYLRTIEELESKIIETTLENTQFILQIDHARLAADDFRTKYEHDLILSQSVDADIHGLRISLDKLILFKLDLEIQIEMQEEELAYMKKNHKEEMLALRGQTGGDVNVEMDAAPGLDLSRILNEMRDQYEQMAEKNRRDAEAWFLSKTEELNKEVASNSELIQSGCSEVSELRRVFQGLEIELQSQLSMKASLENSLEETKGRYCLQLAQIQGLISGVEEQLAQLCCEMEQQSQEYNILLDVKTRLEQEIATYHRLLDGEDAHISSSQHSSGQSYSSEGPPGNEKKQLIL; encoded by the exons ATGAGGCACCCACAGCATCCTCATCCTTCACAAggagctctctctcctctcatctgtCTTTCTCACACTCTCCCCTTCCTCAACCACAACATGGCCACCTGCAGCCGCCAGTTCACCTCCTCTAGCTCCATGAAGGGCTCCTGTGGCATCAGTGGCGGCTCTAGCCGCATCTCCTCCATCCTGACTGGAGGATCCTGCTGGGCTCCTAGCACCTATGGGGGTATGTCAGTTACCTCCTCTTGATTCTCCTCTGGGGGAGCCTGTGGCATTGGGGGTGGCTATGGTGGGTgcttcagcagcagcagctttggGGCAGGCCTCGGTGCTGGTTTTGGTGCTGGACATATGGGTGGCTTCAGTGCTACTTTGGGTGCTGGCGTCGGTGAAGGGCTCCTGGCGGGCAGCGAGAAAGTGACCATGCAGAACCTCAATGACCGGCTGGCCACCTACCTGGACAAGGTGCGTGCCCTGGAGGAGGCCAACACTGACCTGGAGGTGAAGATCCGGGACTGGTACCAGAGACAGCGGCCCATCGAGATCAAAGACTACAGCCTCTACCTCAGGACCATTGAGGAACTGGAGAGCAAG ATCATTGAGACCACTCTGGAGAACACACAGTTCATTTTGCAGATCGACCATGCCAGGCTGGCAGCTGATGACTTCAGGACCAA GTATGAGCATGACCTGATCTTGAGTCAGTCCGTGGATGCCGACATCCATGGCCTGCGCATCTCGCTGGATAAGCTGATCCTGTTCAAGTTGGACCTGGAGATTCAGATTGAGATGCAAGAGGAGGAGCTGGCCTACATGAAGAAGAACCACAAGGAG GAGATGCTTGCCTTGAGGGGTCAGACTGGTGGGGACGTCAATGTGGAGATGGATGCAGCCCCTGGCTTGGACCTGAGCCGCATCCTGAATGAGATGCGAGACCAGTATGAACAGATGGCAGAGAAGAACCGCAGAGATGCCGAGGCCTGGTTCCTGAGCAAG ACCGAGGAGCTGAACAAGGAAGTGGCCTCAAACAGTGAGCTGATACAGAGTGGTTGCAGCGAGGTGTCTGAGCTCCGCAGAGTGTTCCAGGGCCTGGAGATTGAACTGCAGTCCCAGCTCAGCATG AAAGCCTCCTTGGAGAACAGCCTAGAAGAGACCAAAGGCCGCTACTGCCTGCAGctggcccagatccagggcttgaTCAGCGGTGTGGAGGAGCAGCTGGCTCAGCTGTGCTGTGAGATGGAGCAGCAGAGCCAGGAGTACAACATCCTGTTGGACGTGAAGACCCGGCTGGAGCAGGAGATCGCCACGTACCACCGTCTGCTGGATGGCGAGGATGCCCA CATCTCCTCCTCGCAACACTCATCTGGCCAGTCCTATTCTTCTGaaggaccacctgggaatgagaaaaaacaactgattctttga